Genomic DNA from Setaria italica strain Yugu1 chromosome V, Setaria_italica_v2.0, whole genome shotgun sequence:
AATTTTGGCTATTAAGAAGAACCCAACATTTTAGTTATGCTATGAAAGCGACAACAATGTCGGAATTAAACTAAGGGCAGACTCAACAAAAGATAATAGAATCAATACGATAAAATCAAAGGTTATGAGGTGTGGTTGGATCTTAGCCGTGTCCTGCCACGTTGTACTTGTAGGGATGTTAAAGCCACGACGCAAAAATCTGACCTCTAATACATGACGAGAAATTCCACTCCATTTTGTACGTGGAAAGCCTCGACGTGGTGAGTTGTGGTCGGCATCATAGCACACCCATAGCTAGTTTTAGTATATGAAGACAAAGACTTGACTTGAGGTAACACCTATTTTCATGACGGAAGCTATCGCTTAGACTTATTATTTCACAGTTTCACTACTATGTACTCATCGTACGAAAGTTATTTTTGCTCTGGATACTGAAACGTTTAACCGCAATATATGCTGGAGATAATGGTCATGTAATATATCAAACAAAATAATGTATACTTGTACAATCTTGCATGGTACCGTGAAACTGTAGCTCCGTGTTACGTGTCACGTGTTGAGGCTAGCTAGTGTCTCAAACTCTTCATTTGTAGCGTTAGATCCACCAAACATAGCACAAGTACACCACGTCTCAGCTATTTTCGGCAACACCATCACCATCTGCTCTGCCAACTCGATGAACAGGTGGCTGCCACCTCTCTTTTAGTAGCCCTAAAAAAGGACAGGCGCCACAGGGTTCGCAACAGCCTCCAGCTCGCGCAGCCGATCCGGGCACAGAAACGGTCGCTCGCAAAAGATAAATCCGCAGCATTCCCCAGGACGGAGAGAGAAGATATTAGTACTCCGTAATAACCAACCGGAGGGGACGGGACgggccggagcggagcggagcccAAAAATCGCGCCCACGAAGCTTCCACgaagctccctccctcccctcccgcccCCGCCTTTTTATCTCCCTCCTCCCGCTGCCCCCGTCTCGTCGTCCCCTCCATCCCCACCCCACCACCGCCTTTCCCCCATTCCCGAGCCTCCCGGAAACCCATTCCCACCGCCAGCAACGGCGCAGCAGAAGATGAAGCTCTCCGTCCAGTCCTTGGCCAGGAAGCTCTCCCTCCCGTCCCCGAAGCGGTCGTGGAGCGGCGGCAAGAAGGACGGGAGCGGCAAGCGCTCCCTGTCGCGCAGCGAGGCGCCGTCGTTCGCGTcggcgtcctcgtcctcctccgacGAAACGCTCGCCCGGTCCTCCACGCCGCGGTCCGTGCTGATGCCGCTGTCCCCGGCCGAGATCCCGCGGCGGGAGCTGGAGGCCGTGCTGCGGCGCCTCGGCCACGGTGAGCCCTCCGACGACGAGCTCGACGCCgtggccgccatggccgcgcagGCCCCCGCACCCGGCGGGGAGGACGAGCTCATGGAGGCGTTCAGGG
This window encodes:
- the LOC101766811 gene encoding probable calcium-binding protein CML35 gives rise to the protein MKLSVQSLARKLSLPSPKRSWSGGKKDGSGKRSLSRSEAPSFASASSSSSDETLARSSTPRSVLMPLSPAEIPRRELEAVLRRLGHGEPSDDELDAVAAMAAQAPAPGGEDELMEAFRVFDADGDGRITAEELRAVMEAILGGGAEGCSLDDCRRMIGGVDADGDGFVGFQDFARMMMATATAAVDARAFL